A window of Micromonospora eburnea genomic DNA:
TGGCGCCGAAGGTCGAGCCGTGCAGGCTCGGATTGCGGCGGGCGTAGACCCGGTCGTAGGTGGCGCGGCTGGTGACCACGCAGCCGACCGGCACCGCGTCGGCGCCGAGTGTCTCGCCGAGCACCAGCGCGTCCGGCAGCACCGGTAGCTGGCTGACGGCCAGGTCGGTGCCGAGCCGGGCCGGCCCGGTGAGCCGTTCGTCGAGCACCAGCAGCGTGCCGCTGCGGTCGCAGGCCGCCCGGAGCCGCCGCCACCACTGCGGCGACAGGTCGGCCAGCCGGTGGCCGGGCGCCGCCGGGGCCACCACCACGGCGGCGACGTCGTCGCGGATTCGCTCGACCAGCTCGTCGGGGCGGTCGCGCGGCACGGCGACCGGGCGCAGCGGCTGGTCGGGCAGGAGCGGGAAGCCGTGGGTCAGCGACAGTCCGTGGACGAGGGTGCCATGCTCCGCGCCGGCGAATCCGGCCACCAGTCGCCGGGCCCGATGGGTGCCCTTGGCGAGCTTGAGCGCCGAGTCCAGCGCCTCGGCCCCGCTGTTGCAGAGGTAGGACACCGTCAGCGGATCCGGGCAGAGGTGGTGCAGCGCGGTGACCGCCTCGGCCAGTGGCCGGCTCACCAGGATCCGGCTGGAGAGCGCGACCCGGCCGGCCTGCTCGATGAGGCGGCCGGTCACCACCGGATGGCCGGGCCCGAAGCCGGCCGAGGCGGCGTCCAGCCACGAGGAGCCGTCGGCGGCCTCGATCCGGGCGCCGGTCTGTCGCCGGATGACGGGGGCGTCCGGCGCGGGCGCGCCGAGCAGGTGCCGGTGGACGACGGCGGCGTCGCCGAGGTCTGGCGCGTCGCGGGTTTCCAGGTGCGAATTGGTCGTCATGGGTTCACCAATCACGGGCCGCCGACTCGCGCGGAAAAGGACACGGGCGGCGCGGGCATAGGTGCCGCGGAATGGACGCGGTGCGGCGCCGGCGGCCCGGTCGACCCGCTCCAGCATGTCCCCCGATCCGCGAAAAGTCTTCGCGCATATTGCTGTCTTCGAGCGTATGTCCGCTTAGTCCGGTCGACCGGAAGCGATTCTCGATCTTGGAGGTTTGCGCAGGTCAGCGGGGTTCTGTGGGGGGCGGCGTCGCGCACCGGCGCGCGGCGGCGCGACTGAGTCATCTATCAGACATCTGCCGGATGGTTCCCGATCTATCGACGTACGCCACCCCGTTGCCCTTGTCGGAAAAGACGGTCAGCATCTGATTACGACGAGGTAACATGAGCTCGGGCCGGCCATACGCCCATTATGGTTGCTGTCATGAATGGGATTGCGGGACCTGTCCACCGTCCGGGTGACGCCGGCTACGATCTGCACCGCTCGGGGTACAACCGGGTCATCGAACATCGGCCGGCCCTGATCGTCGAGGCGGTGGACGCCGACGACGTGGCGGCCGCGGTGCGCCTCGCCGCCGCCGAGGGGAGACCGGTGGCGGTCCAGGCCACCGGGCACGGACCGGCGGTGCCGGCCGACGACGCGTTGCTCATCCACACCGGACGGATGACAGGCGTGCGGACGGACCTGGCGAACCGCACCGCGCGGATCGAGGCGGGCGTGCGCTGGCGCGACGTGCTGGCCGTGACCGCGCCACAGGGGCTCGCGCCGCTCAACGGCTCCAGCCCGGTGGTCGGCGCGGTCGGCTACACCATCGGTGGCGGGATCGGCATGCTGGGCCGGCGGTACGGCTTCGCGGCGGACCACGTACGGGCCGTCGAACTGGTGACCGCCGACGGCCAGGCGCGCCGACTCACGGCGGACCGGGAGCCGGAGCTGTTCTGGGCGGTGCGCGGCGGCAAGGGGAACTTCGGCGTGGTCACCGCGCTGGAGGTCGACCTCTTCCCCGTGTCCCAGCTGTACGGTGGCGGCCTCTACTTCGGCGCCGACGCGGTCCCCGACGCGCTGGCCGCGTACGCCCGGTGGACGGGTACCGTGCCGGACGAGATGACCTCCTCGGTGCTGCTGGTCCTGGTGCCGGACATCGAGGCCGCCCCCGCACCGCTGCGCGGGCAGTACGTCATGCACCTGCGGATCGCCTACTGCGGCGCGCCGGAGGAGGGGGAGCGGCTGGTCGAGCCGCTGCGGAAGGCGGCGTCCCCGCTGATGGACACCCTCGGTGTGCTGCCGTACGAGCGGGTCGGCTCGATCCACCATGAGCCCACCGATCCGGCGGCGAGCTACGGCCGGAACGTCGCCCTGCGGGAGCTGGAGCCGGCGGTCGAGACGCTGCTGGCCGCGGCCGGACCCGACGCCAACGCGCCGTACGCGGTCGAACTGCGTCACCTCGGCGGGGCGTACGCCCGTCCGCCGGTGGTGCCCAACGCGGTCGGCGGCCGGGACGCCGGCTTCAGCGTCTCCTCGATGTCCGTTGTCAACGGCACCGACCTGGAGACCCTGCGCGCGGCCCACGACGGCCTGCACGAGCGCCTGCGGCCGTGGCGCACCGGCGGCGGTCTGCTCAACTTCCTCGGCGTGCACGACGCCACCGAGGCCACCGTGCGGGCCGCCTTCGACCCGGCCGTGCACGAGCGGCTGGCTGCGGTCAAGTCCGTGTACGACCCGGGGAACCTCTTCCGGGTCAACCACAACATCCCGCCTCGCGGCGCGGTGTGATGACTGTTCCGAATTGACACCGAAACTGTTCACCTCGCATTTCTTCTAACTTCGGCGCGGTGTCCGGTAAACGCTGTGGCCCGGAAATGTTTCGGGCAGATGGCGCATTCGGTCGTATGCCGCATACTCCACATGTGGCGTTTGTCGGAAGCGCGACACCCATCTATTGCCACTGATGGCTACCCTCTGCAAGAATGTCCTCGCGCAGAGCAATTTAGGAGTGGTCGGGAAGGGCGCTGCCTGGCAAAGTCTTTCCCGATCCTGGTGATGTCACCGGCACCGGAGGCTGGCGTCCCGCCGTCGCCACCGCCGCCTTCCGCCCCGGTGGGCATCGTGTTAAGGGAACCGCAGGAGCTCAATTACCTACGATCAGAATCGACAAACAGGATGCGGCTGTCCGCCTCCGGACGAGAACGATTCGGCCCGCGGGCAGCTATTCGAACCGCCCATCTGAATGACGTTCGTGGATCAGTCTGGTCGCCTGGCGGGTCGACTGGTCGGAGCGCGAACACGGCGGGCGGCAACGATGGTGGTGGTCTGCCGCCGGGCCCACGGATCGGGTCGCCACCCGGCCCGGGGCTCCGCGCGGACGCTGGGGGAGGCGTTCGGTGCGACAAGTTCAGGAATCACTGTGCCTGGCCGTGCTCGGTCCGATGAGGGCCTGGCGCCACGGGGACGAGATCACGCTGGGCCCGCCCAAACAACGGGCGGTGCTCGGCCTGCTGGCCAGCCGGGTCAACGACGTGGTCGGCTTCGAGGAGATCATCGACGCGGTCTGGGGCAACGAGGTCCCACCAACCGCGGCCAATGGGGTGCACACCTACATCGCCGGCCTGCGCCGGGTGATCGAACCGGGTCGCAGCCGGCGGGACATGGGCGAGGTCCTGGTCTCCACCGGTGGCGGGTACGCCTTGTTCATGGATCCGGACGAGCTGGACACGACGCTCTTCGCGGCCCAGCGGCGGCGCGCCCGCCAGCTACGGGAGGCTGGCGACGGCACGAGTGCGGCGGAGACCTACCACGCCGCGCTGCGGCTGTGGCGCGGCGAGGCGTACTTCGGTGTCCCCGGGCCGTTCGCCGCCGTGGAGCGGACCCGCCTGCACGAGCTGCGGCTGAGCGTGGTGGAGGAGCTGGCCGAACTCCTGCTCGAACTGCACCGGCCGGCGGACGCGGTGACCGTGCTGTCCGAGGCCGTGGCCAAGGAGCCGCTGCGCGAGAAACTGCGCGGGCTGCTGATGCTCTCCCTCTACCGTGGCGGCCGGCAGGCCGACGCGCTGAGCCTGTACCGGGAGACCCGGCAGCTGCTCCTGGAGGAGCTGGGCATCGAACCCGTGCCGGAACTACGCGACCTGCACAACCAGATCCTGGTCGGGCATCCCGACCTGGACGACCCGGTGCCGGCCGAGTCGACGACCGAGGTCCCGGCCGGGGTCGAACCGCGCTCGGGTGAACTGCGCCGGCCGGCGCAACTTCCGTGCCGCCCGCGTGGCTTCGCCGGTCGGGCCTCCGAGCTGGGCCGGCTGCGCGAGCTGGTGGAGCGGGACCGGCAGTGCCCCGGCGCGACCACCGTCGCCGTGCTCGAGGGCGGCCCGGGCGTCGGCAAGACGGCGCTCGCCGTCGAGCTGGCCCACGAGATCGCGGCTGGTTTCCCGGACGGACAGCTCTTCGTCGACCTGCGCGGCTCCGCCCAGGACGGTGACCGGTCGTTGTCCGCGCTGGACGCCCTCGCCTTCGCGCTGGTCAGTCTGGGTGTAGAGCGGGGACGGGTGCCGGGCGACCTCTCCGCGGCCAGCGCGCTCTACCGCAGCCTGCTGCACGGCCGGCGGATGCTGGTGGTGCTCGACGACGCGGCGGACGCCGAGCAGGTCCGCCCGCTCATTCCCGGTGGTCCCGCCTGCGTCCTGGTCACCAGCCGGCGTCGGCAGCGCGGGCTGGCCGCGCGCGACGGGGCGTACCGGCTGACCCTCGGGCCGGTCTCCACCACGGAGGCCACCGACCTGTTGGCCAACCTGGCCGGGGCCGGTCGGCTGGCGGGCCGCGAACAGGACGTCGCCGAGCTCGCGGAACTGTGTGGTCATCTGCCCCTGGCGCTGCGGATCGCGGCCGGGGCGTTGGCGGCCGAGCCCAGCCTCACCCCGGCCGAACTGGTCCGCCGCTACCGCCTTCCACATACCCGGCTCGACCAGCTCGCCGTACGCGGTGACGCGAGCACCGACGTCCGGGCCGCGCTGGCCGTGTCCTACGCCGCACTGCCCCCCGAGACGGCCCGGGTGTTCCGGATGCTGGGCTGCTGCCCGAGCATGGTGGTCACCATCCAGATGGCGGCGGCCCTCGCCGGGCTGACCCACGCCGAGGCCCACCACCAGCTTCAGGTCCTCGTCGACCACCACCTGCTCGACGAGGTGAACGCCTGCCTGCACCGGTTTCCGCCGCTCGTCCGGATCTATGCCACCGAGTGCAGCGAGCTGGAGACCCGGGCCAGCCGGATGGCGGCCCTGGGCCGGATGCTCGGCCTGCGGCGCCGCGAGGAGACCGTCCCGCAGTTCGAGGAGACCGCCGCCTGACCGCGATCCCGAGTTGACGCGGCCGTGCAGACATCGACCAGAGAATCTTCAGACCGGCGGCGGCAGACTCGTCGCAGCGGCGGCAGCCCCACCGGCGGCGCTAGCCAATGGTCCCGCTCCCCGACTGCTAGCCATGAGGAGAGTCCGTGAGCATGATCGGTAGCCACGCCATCGTCGCAGGTGGCTCAATCGGCGGATTGGTCGCGGCCACCGCCCTCGCCCGCCGGTTCGACCGGGTCACCGTCATCGACCGGGACGGCCTGCCGACCGAACAGGCGCGCGACCGCCGGGGCGTACCGCACGGTATGCACGCGCACGCGCTGCTGATCAGCGGCCGGCTCGCGCTGGAGGAGCTGTACCCGGGCCTGACCGAGGAACTCATCGCGGGCGGCGCGGTGCCCTTCGACCCTGGCGCCGACCTGCTGTTCCACCAGATGGGCGCGATGCGGGTCCGGTTCACCAGCGGCATGCTCGGGATCAGCCAGACCCGCGCGTTCCTGGAGCTGACCATACGCCGGCGGGTCCTCCGGCTGCCCAACGTGACCATCCTGGACCGGCTCGCCGTCTCCGGCCTGGCCGGAGTCAGCGGACGGGTCACCGGGGTGGAGCTGGACGACGGTCGCACCCTCGACGCGGACCTCGTGGTGGACGCCACCGGCCGCAGCGGCGGGCGCTCGGACCGCTGGCTGGAGAAGCTCGACTGCCCGGCCCCGGAGAACGCCGTCGTCCGGATCGATGTCGGTTACGCCAGCCGGCTGTACACCCGCCAGCCCGGCGACCTGCCCGACGGCGCGCTGCTCGCGCTGATGGCCGCGGTGCCGCCCCACCACAAGCGGGCCGCCGCCGCCTTCGCGGTCGAGGGCAACCGGTGGGTGATCACCATCGGCGGCTGGCACAAGGATCACGCGCCCGCCGACCCGGCCGGCTTCCTCGCCTTCGCCGAAGGTCTGCCGTCACCGCACATCGCCCACCTGATCAAGAAGGCGGAGCCGCTCAGCGACATCGAGACCCGCCAGTTCCCGGCGGCCCGCCGCCGCTACTTCGAGCGCCTCCGCCAGCTGCCCGCCGGTTACGTCGCCCTCGGCGACACCGTCTGCAGCTTCAACCCCATCTACGGCCAGGGCATGACCGCCGCCACGCTGGAGGCGCTCGCGCTCGGCCGGAGCCTCGACAAGTTCGGCAACACCTCGGCCGAGATGGCCCGCCACTACTACCGCGCCGCCGCCAAGGTGTTGGAGACACCCTGGCGGATGGCCACCGGCGGCGACTTCGCGTATCCGGAGACCAGCGGCCCCAAGCCGCTG
This region includes:
- a CDS encoding aminotransferase class III-fold pyridoxal phosphate-dependent enzyme, which encodes MTTNSHLETRDAPDLGDAAVVHRHLLGAPAPDAPVIRRQTGARIEAADGSSWLDAASAGFGPGHPVVTGRLIEQAGRVALSSRILVSRPLAEAVTALHHLCPDPLTVSYLCNSGAEALDSALKLAKGTHRARRLVAGFAGAEHGTLVHGLSLTHGFPLLPDQPLRPVAVPRDRPDELVERIRDDVAAVVVAPAAPGHRLADLSPQWWRRLRAACDRSGTLLVLDERLTGPARLGTDLAVSQLPVLPDALVLGETLGADAVPVGCVVTSRATYDRVYARRNPSLHGSTFGANPLSSAAVAAVLRVAADDRLADRQQDVAGLARSRLAPLVDTGAVTDFGADGSLIWLRAVSPAAARELVAELARERVLVRPPDGDVIAVLPPLTAAPDDVAELLDRVAAAGDRLATTWPDGQREVRR
- a CDS encoding FAD-binding oxidoreductase, whose translation is MNGIAGPVHRPGDAGYDLHRSGYNRVIEHRPALIVEAVDADDVAAAVRLAAAEGRPVAVQATGHGPAVPADDALLIHTGRMTGVRTDLANRTARIEAGVRWRDVLAVTAPQGLAPLNGSSPVVGAVGYTIGGGIGMLGRRYGFAADHVRAVELVTADGQARRLTADREPELFWAVRGGKGNFGVVTALEVDLFPVSQLYGGGLYFGADAVPDALAAYARWTGTVPDEMTSSVLLVLVPDIEAAPAPLRGQYVMHLRIAYCGAPEEGERLVEPLRKAASPLMDTLGVLPYERVGSIHHEPTDPAASYGRNVALRELEPAVETLLAAAGPDANAPYAVELRHLGGAYARPPVVPNAVGGRDAGFSVSSMSVVNGTDLETLRAAHDGLHERLRPWRTGGGLLNFLGVHDATEATVRAAFDPAVHERLAAVKSVYDPGNLFRVNHNIPPRGAV
- a CDS encoding BTAD domain-containing putative transcriptional regulator; amino-acid sequence: MRQVQESLCLAVLGPMRAWRHGDEITLGPPKQRAVLGLLASRVNDVVGFEEIIDAVWGNEVPPTAANGVHTYIAGLRRVIEPGRSRRDMGEVLVSTGGGYALFMDPDELDTTLFAAQRRRARQLREAGDGTSAAETYHAALRLWRGEAYFGVPGPFAAVERTRLHELRLSVVEELAELLLELHRPADAVTVLSEAVAKEPLREKLRGLLMLSLYRGGRQADALSLYRETRQLLLEELGIEPVPELRDLHNQILVGHPDLDDPVPAESTTEVPAGVEPRSGELRRPAQLPCRPRGFAGRASELGRLRELVERDRQCPGATTVAVLEGGPGVGKTALAVELAHEIAAGFPDGQLFVDLRGSAQDGDRSLSALDALAFALVSLGVERGRVPGDLSAASALYRSLLHGRRMLVVLDDAADAEQVRPLIPGGPACVLVTSRRRQRGLAARDGAYRLTLGPVSTTEATDLLANLAGAGRLAGREQDVAELAELCGHLPLALRIAAGALAAEPSLTPAELVRRYRLPHTRLDQLAVRGDASTDVRAALAVSYAALPPETARVFRMLGCCPSMVVTIQMAAALAGLTHAEAHHQLQVLVDHHLLDEVNACLHRFPPLVRIYATECSELETRASRMAALGRMLGLRRREETVPQFEETAA